In Horticoccus luteus, the following proteins share a genomic window:
- the hisG gene encoding ATP phosphoribosyltransferase, with product MLGLPKGSLEESTKSLFAKAGWKITTSSRSYKPSINDPELDGRFIRAQEVSRYVEHGFFDCGLTGYDWIQENGSDVVEVCDLVYSRASVLKSRWVLCVPEASDITKPEQLAGKRVATELVGTVKRYFEKKGVSVDVEFSWGATEVKVPDLVDAIVDITETGNSIRANKLRIIDTLLETNTKLIANKASWANPAKRKKIETIALLLRGALEAESKVGLKMNLPRTALDGVVKALPSLRNPTISQLSNVEWVALETIIDENVAREIIPQLKELGAEGIVEYPLNKVVY from the coding sequence ATGCTCGGGCTGCCGAAAGGCAGTTTGGAGGAGTCCACCAAAAGCTTGTTTGCGAAAGCCGGCTGGAAAATCACGACCAGTTCGCGTTCGTATAAGCCGTCGATCAACGATCCGGAGCTGGATGGTCGCTTCATTCGCGCGCAGGAGGTCAGCCGTTACGTGGAGCACGGCTTCTTCGATTGCGGCCTGACGGGTTACGACTGGATTCAGGAAAACGGGTCGGACGTCGTTGAGGTGTGCGATTTGGTTTACAGCCGGGCCTCGGTCCTGAAATCGCGCTGGGTGCTGTGCGTGCCGGAGGCCTCGGACATCACGAAGCCGGAGCAGCTCGCAGGGAAGCGGGTGGCGACGGAGCTCGTGGGCACGGTGAAACGGTATTTCGAAAAGAAAGGCGTGTCCGTCGACGTGGAGTTTTCCTGGGGCGCAACCGAGGTGAAAGTCCCCGACTTGGTGGATGCGATCGTCGACATCACGGAGACGGGGAATTCGATTCGCGCGAACAAGCTGCGCATCATCGATACATTGCTGGAAACGAACACGAAACTGATCGCGAACAAGGCGAGTTGGGCGAATCCGGCGAAGCGGAAAAAGATCGAGACGATCGCCCTGCTGTTGCGCGGCGCGTTGGAGGCCGAAAGCAAGGTGGGGCTGAAGATGAATCTGCCGCGCACGGCGCTGGATGGCGTCGTGAAGGCGCTGCCGTCGTTGCGCAATCCGACGATTTCTCAATTGAGCAATGTCGAATGGGTCGCGCTGGAGACGATCATCGACGAGAATGTGGCGCGGGAAATCATTCCGCAGCTCAAAGAACTCGGAGCGGAGGGAATTGTTGAATATCCGCTGAACAAGGTCGTGTATTAA
- a CDS encoding carbon-nitrogen hydrolase, whose translation MKKRRTNLPGGAAYSRPAVATKTVKLGLLQHACSGDAAANLKTTLALAEKAAKQGANIICTQELFCSQYFCQSEDHENFKLAEPIPGPSTTAFQKIAKKYGVVIVASLFERRASGLYHNTAVIIDADGALLGIYRKMHIPDDPLYYEKFYFTPGDTGFRAWETKFGKIGVLICWDQWYPEGARLTAMQGAEILFYPTAIGWHPGEKAEYGENQHGAWETIQRSHAVANGCFVAAVNRIGTEVLKPVGGPGIEFWGQSFVAGTSGQILAKASADKEEVLIVPIELGKVDVTRTHWPFLRDRRIDAYGDLTKRFID comes from the coding sequence ATGAAAAAGAGACGCACGAATCTGCCGGGTGGCGCGGCCTACAGCCGGCCGGCGGTGGCGACGAAAACGGTCAAGCTCGGGCTGTTGCAACACGCCTGCTCGGGGGATGCGGCGGCGAACTTGAAGACGACGCTCGCGCTGGCGGAAAAGGCGGCGAAACAAGGCGCCAACATCATCTGCACGCAGGAGCTGTTTTGTTCGCAGTATTTCTGCCAGAGCGAGGATCACGAAAATTTCAAACTGGCGGAGCCCATTCCCGGACCGAGCACCACGGCGTTTCAGAAGATCGCGAAAAAATATGGCGTGGTGATCGTGGCGTCGTTGTTCGAACGGCGGGCGAGCGGGCTTTATCACAACACCGCGGTGATCATCGATGCCGACGGTGCGCTGCTCGGCATTTACCGGAAGATGCACATCCCGGACGATCCGCTCTACTACGAGAAATTCTATTTCACGCCGGGCGACACTGGGTTTCGCGCGTGGGAAACGAAATTCGGCAAGATCGGCGTGCTCATCTGCTGGGACCAGTGGTATCCGGAAGGCGCGCGACTGACGGCGATGCAAGGGGCGGAGATTCTGTTCTATCCGACCGCGATTGGCTGGCATCCCGGCGAGAAGGCGGAATACGGCGAAAACCAGCACGGCGCATGGGAAACGATTCAGCGCAGTCACGCCGTGGCGAACGGTTGTTTCGTCGCGGCGGTGAACCGCATCGGCACGGAAGTGCTGAAGCCGGTGGGCGGCCCAGGCATCGAGTTCTGGGGGCAGAGTTTTGTCGCCGGCACCAGTGGCCAGATTCTCGCCAAGGCCAGTGCGGACAAAGAAGAAGTGCTGATCGTGCCGATCGAGCTCGGCAAAGTTGACGTGACGCGCACGCATTGGCCGTTTCTGCG